From a single Methanofollis sp. W23 genomic region:
- a CDS encoding indolepyruvate oxidoreductase subunit beta has protein sequence MSSFDVLIVGIGGQGTILASNIIGEACLIEETPIKGVETHGMAQRGGSVESHVRIGGEYGPLIVPGGADLMIALDLLEAVRYRHYLKKGARVIANDHTVVPTSVHMQHLEMPGRDALIADLADFDLTLVDAAGLAAEAGNLIVQNVVMLGAAAPSFPLKPESLEEAVRRSVPPKTLDLNLKAFALGREAGLKKD, from the coding sequence ATGAGCAGTTTTGACGTATTGATCGTGGGCATCGGCGGGCAGGGCACCATCCTTGCCTCGAACATCATCGGCGAGGCCTGCCTCATCGAGGAGACCCCGATCAAGGGCGTGGAGACCCACGGCATGGCCCAGCGCGGCGGATCGGTGGAGAGTCATGTCAGGATCGGGGGGGAGTACGGTCCTCTCATCGTGCCAGGCGGCGCCGATCTGATGATCGCCCTCGACCTCCTGGAGGCGGTCAGGTACCGCCACTATCTCAAGAAGGGGGCGCGGGTCATCGCCAATGACCACACCGTCGTCCCGACCTCGGTGCACATGCAGCACCTGGAGATGCCGGGCCGTGACGCCCTCATCGCCGACCTTGCCGACTTCGACCTCACCCTGGTCGACGCCGCAGGCCTTGCGGCAGAGGCCGGCAACCTCATCGTCCAGAACGTCGTGATGCTCGGCGCCGCGGCGCCCTCCTTCCCGCTCAAACCCGAGAGCCTGGAAGAGGCGGTGCGGCGCTCGGTCCCGCCAAAGACCCTCGACCTCAATCTCAAGGCCTTTGCCCTGGGGCGCGAGGCCGGACTGAAGAAGGACTGA
- a CDS encoding tRNA (N(6)-L-threonylcarbamoyladenosine(37)-C(2))-methylthiotransferase encodes MDQFRNRRVYIETYGCTYNQADSERLARVLEEQGCAIVDSPGAADLVVVNTCIVIGRTERHMLRQIGAYADQDLVVTGCMPVVMGEKVLAAAPHAHLLLPDEIDRRAPAACAQTGKTVGILQVSSGCRGRCAYCITRAARGRLKSRSAGLVCKDLAALAAAGVVEVQVTAQDVSAWGLDTGEGRLPDLVRAMTAVPGEFRLRLGMMNPATVLDSLDSLAEACQHEKVFSFVHLPVQSGCDRVLAAMRRGYTAGEFEEVVAAFRARVPGVRICTDLIVGYPSETEEDFEETLAMVERVRPDKVNITRYSVRPGTPAAEMKQVPGRVVKARSRRLDAAVKRIFSEKNEEVLGRVVRAVVVGQKRPGSVVARDQAYREIVVQGDLTPGTWVEVEVTGNRTVYLTGRLNEGSTYSDRSNSLSTEH; translated from the coding sequence ATGGACCAGTTCAGGAACAGGCGGGTGTACATCGAGACCTATGGCTGCACCTACAACCAGGCCGATTCCGAGAGGCTTGCAAGGGTTCTGGAGGAGCAGGGGTGCGCGATCGTCGACAGTCCAGGGGCGGCGGACCTGGTCGTCGTCAACACCTGCATCGTCATCGGCCGGACCGAGCGGCATATGCTCAGGCAGATAGGAGCATATGCAGACCAGGACCTGGTGGTCACCGGGTGCATGCCGGTGGTCATGGGGGAGAAGGTCCTGGCCGCGGCGCCGCATGCCCACCTCCTCCTTCCTGACGAGATCGACCGACGCGCTCCTGCCGCGTGTGCGCAGACCGGGAAGACGGTCGGGATCCTCCAGGTCTCGTCAGGGTGCCGGGGCAGGTGCGCCTACTGTATCACCCGCGCCGCGCGCGGGAGGCTGAAGAGCCGGTCGGCTGGTCTGGTCTGCAAGGACCTGGCGGCCCTGGCGGCCGCGGGGGTCGTGGAGGTACAGGTCACGGCCCAGGACGTGAGCGCCTGGGGACTGGACACCGGGGAGGGGCGCCTCCCCGACCTGGTGCGGGCGATGACCGCGGTGCCCGGCGAGTTCAGGCTGCGCCTGGGGATGATGAACCCGGCGACGGTGCTGGACTCGCTCGATTCCCTCGCAGAGGCGTGCCAGCACGAGAAGGTCTTCTCGTTTGTCCATCTCCCGGTCCAGTCCGGGTGTGACCGGGTGCTTGCGGCGATGCGCCGGGGCTATACGGCCGGGGAGTTCGAGGAGGTCGTCGCCGCCTTCCGCGCCCGGGTGCCTGGGGTGCGGATCTGCACCGACCTCATCGTCGGCTACCCGTCCGAGACCGAGGAGGACTTCGAGGAGACCCTGGCGATGGTGGAGCGGGTCAGGCCAGACAAGGTGAATATCACGCGCTACTCGGTGCGGCCCGGGACGCCGGCGGCCGAGATGAAGCAGGTCCCTGGCCGGGTGGTGAAGGCCCGGTCCCGCCGCCTGGACGCGGCGGTCAAGCGGATCTTTTCAGAGAAGAACGAGGAGGTGCTGGGCCGGGTCGTGCGGGCGGTGGTGGTCGGGCAGAAGCGCCCGGGCTCGGTGGTGGCCCGTGACCAGGCCTACCGCGAGATCGTGGTCCAGGGCGACCTCACCCCGGGGACATGGGTCGAGGTGGAGGTGACCGGGAACCGGACGGTGTACCTGACCGGAAGGCTGAACGAAGGGTCTACATATAGTGATAGGTCAAACTCACTATCAACGGAGCATTAG
- the nadX gene encoding aspartate dehydrogenase yields the protein MLTIGLLGCGNIGNIIIKNHVGVDIVALYDQMPGRAEEAGKLCGAKAFGNIEDFLNEDYDIVVEAASIAAAQKYAASVLEHGKDLVVMSVGVFADEPFRHEITGLATSLGQKIYIPSGAIFGLDNLKIGQVSGITRLLLRTTKNPRSLNIEECTGRTCLFSGMANECIKHYPKNTNVSVALELAAGRDVEVELWADPDIDRNVHEIFIEGDFGEATITVKNRPSPDNPATSYLAALSIVTLLKNLGEPMRVGT from the coding sequence ATGCTCACCATAGGTCTGCTGGGGTGCGGCAATATCGGGAATATCATAATTAAAAATCATGTAGGAGTCGATATTGTTGCCCTCTATGACCAGATGCCCGGACGCGCAGAGGAGGCTGGGAAACTCTGCGGCGCAAAGGCGTTTGGAAATATCGAAGACTTTCTCAATGAAGACTACGATATCGTTGTCGAAGCAGCTTCGATCGCCGCTGCTCAAAAATATGCCGCATCGGTTCTTGAACACGGGAAAGACCTTGTCGTCATGAGCGTCGGGGTCTTTGCAGACGAGCCCTTCAGGCACGAGATCACCGGGCTTGCCACCTCCCTCGGACAAAAGATCTATATCCCGAGCGGGGCGATCTTCGGGCTCGACAACCTCAAGATCGGGCAGGTCTCAGGGATCACCAGACTCCTGCTGCGCACGACCAAAAACCCTCGGTCCCTCAATATCGAAGAGTGCACCGGACGCACGTGCCTCTTCTCCGGGATGGCGAACGAGTGCATCAAGCACTATCCCAAGAATACCAATGTCTCGGTCGCCCTCGAACTTGCCGCCGGCAGAGATGTCGAGGTAGAACTCTGGGCCGACCCTGACATCGACAGGAACGTGCACGAGATCTTTATTGAAGGGGACTTTGGCGAGGCGACGATCACGGTGAAAAACCGTCCGAGCCCAGATAACCCGGCGACGAGTTACCTTGCCGCGCTCTCGATCGTGACCCTGCTCAAGAACCTTGGCGAACCGATGAGAGTGGGAACATGA
- the nadA gene encoding quinolinate synthase NadA, which translates to MIQDEIQRLKDEQGAVILAHNYQIPEVQEIADFVGDSLELAIKAKEATADVLIFCGVEFMAETAKILNPSRKVILPVKEAGCPLADCLTPEMVREAKARHPGAAVVLYVNSTIESKAEADITCTSANAVEVVRSLAETEVLFGPDANLAHHVAAQVPEKEIIPLPADGHCPVHQEYTLADVEAGHARGDAVVCHPECDPEVQEASDLVASTGGMARQAHLHQQWTVLTEKGMAYRLGRLFPDRTFHAVESIVCEDMKRTTLEDVRRALQTGEYEVTLDEAVAGRARKAIERMIALRG; encoded by the coding sequence ATGATACAGGATGAAATACAGAGACTCAAAGACGAACAGGGCGCGGTGATCCTCGCCCACAACTACCAGATCCCTGAGGTCCAGGAGATCGCCGATTTTGTGGGCGACAGCCTGGAACTTGCGATCAAGGCCAAGGAGGCCACGGCCGACGTGCTGATCTTCTGCGGGGTCGAGTTCATGGCCGAGACCGCCAAGATCCTCAACCCTTCAAGGAAGGTCATCCTCCCGGTGAAGGAGGCCGGGTGCCCGCTTGCCGACTGTCTCACTCCTGAGATGGTCCGCGAGGCAAAGGCCCGTCATCCCGGGGCCGCCGTGGTGCTGTACGTCAACTCGACGATCGAGTCGAAGGCCGAGGCCGATATCACCTGCACCTCGGCAAACGCCGTCGAGGTGGTGCGGTCCCTTGCCGAGACAGAGGTGCTCTTCGGGCCTGACGCCAACCTGGCGCACCATGTCGCCGCCCAGGTGCCGGAAAAGGAGATCATCCCCCTTCCCGCGGACGGGCACTGCCCGGTCCATCAGGAGTATACCCTCGCCGACGTCGAGGCCGGGCATGCACGGGGCGATGCCGTGGTCTGCCACCCCGAGTGCGATCCAGAAGTGCAGGAGGCCTCTGACCTCGTCGCCTCGACCGGAGGGATGGCCAGACAGGCGCACCTCCACCAGCAGTGGACGGTGCTTACCGAGAAGGGGATGGCCTACCGTCTTGGCCGCCTCTTCCCAGACCGCACCTTCCATGCCGTCGAGAGCATCGTCTGCGAGGACATGAAGCGCACGACCCTCGAAGATGTGCGCAGGGCCCTCCAGACCGGGGAGTACGAGGTGACCCTTGACGAAGCGGTTGCCGGGCGTGCCAGGAAGGCCATCGAGCGTATGATCGCGCTCAGGGGATGA
- the nadC gene encoding carboxylating nicotinate-nucleotide diphosphorylase, whose product MTVDLAHLLSFLEEDAPFGDITSEGVVPADAVLAAAVRTRERCVIAGLEEGVALFGHLGVDAEQTVEDGAEVDPGATVMTVSGPARAVLLGERTVLNIIGRMSGIATATRAAVQAVEATDPHLRVASTRKTAPGLRGLDKKAVVLGGGEAHRLSLSDMVLIKDNHLALVGFEEAVRRARAYTLYHKVEVEVETAEDAVTAARAGADLVLLDNMDPAAVAAAVEALNAAGLRDRVLVEVSGRITPETAPDYGGTGADLVSMGALTHTVRNVDVGLDIV is encoded by the coding sequence ATGACCGTCGACCTTGCGCACCTTCTCTCGTTCCTGGAGGAGGACGCTCCCTTCGGGGACATCACCTCTGAGGGCGTGGTGCCTGCGGACGCCGTGCTCGCCGCGGCGGTCAGGACGCGGGAACGCTGCGTCATCGCCGGACTTGAGGAAGGCGTCGCCCTTTTTGGCCACCTCGGGGTCGACGCCGAGCAGACGGTCGAGGACGGGGCCGAGGTCGACCCTGGCGCGACCGTGATGACGGTCTCAGGCCCGGCCCGCGCCGTGCTCCTGGGCGAGCGCACGGTCCTCAACATCATCGGGCGGATGAGCGGGATCGCCACCGCGACGAGGGCGGCGGTGCAGGCCGTGGAGGCTACAGACCCGCATCTCAGGGTCGCTTCCACCAGGAAGACGGCGCCCGGGCTCAGGGGGCTCGACAAGAAGGCCGTGGTCCTCGGCGGCGGGGAGGCCCACCGCCTCTCCCTCTCCGACATGGTCCTCATCAAGGACAACCACCTCGCCCTTGTTGGGTTTGAGGAGGCGGTGCGCCGGGCACGGGCCTACACCCTCTATCATAAGGTGGAGGTCGAGGTGGAGACGGCAGAGGATGCCGTCACTGCGGCGAGGGCCGGGGCCGACCTGGTCCTCCTCGACAACATGGACCCCGCCGCGGTCGCCGCGGCGGTCGAGGCACTCAATGCCGCTGGCCTGCGCGACCGCGTCCTTGTCGAGGTCTCTGGCAGGATCACCCCTGAGACCGCCCCGGACTATGGGGGCACCGGGGCCGACCTCGTCAGCATGGGTGCCCTGACCCACACGGTCAGGAACGTCGATGTCGGGCTTGATATCGTCTGA
- a CDS encoding HEAT repeat domain-containing protein has product MGAHIRDTNSRDGEIEESLEEEIDGLVLDLKDPNLAVRWEAVASLVEIGAPAVPRLIETLQDRNKYVRWGAAEALGKIGDERAVAPLIRVLNDPDKDVRWKAAISLGGMQASGAVCALIRALRDEDPDVRWGAATGLGEIGDPRAVEYLLDALEEKDGPDGRDGIVFALGELGDRQAVAPLITALDDPNYEIRFEAAKALGKIGDPEAQKPLIAHLRDRSWEVRLVTAEAVVRIGGADVIESLLALLTDDASDVRRAAVEMLGEIGESRAVEPLVAVLRHDEKCRYEAAEALGKIGDARAFAPLQQVYEFCDPCVRVAVLNSLTAIRMKNRSLADLSVSGQ; this is encoded by the coding sequence ATGGGAGCACATATTCGGGACACCAATAGCCGGGATGGTGAGATAGAGGAGTCTCTGGAAGAAGAGATCGATGGGCTAGTCCTTGATCTCAAGGATCCGAATCTCGCTGTCCGATGGGAGGCCGTTGCCTCTCTCGTGGAGATCGGAGCACCTGCTGTCCCGCGGCTCATTGAAACCCTCCAAGACCGGAACAAGTACGTACGGTGGGGTGCGGCCGAGGCCCTCGGCAAGATCGGGGACGAAAGAGCGGTCGCCCCTCTGATCAGGGTGCTGAACGATCCGGATAAGGACGTCAGGTGGAAGGCGGCGATCAGCCTTGGCGGGATGCAGGCGTCTGGGGCGGTCTGTGCCCTGATCAGGGCACTCAGGGACGAGGACCCCGACGTCAGGTGGGGGGCCGCGACCGGACTTGGCGAGATCGGCGACCCCAGGGCGGTGGAGTACCTCCTTGACGCCCTCGAAGAGAAAGACGGGCCTGACGGCCGGGACGGGATCGTCTTCGCCCTTGGCGAACTGGGCGACCGCCAGGCGGTCGCCCCCCTCATCACGGCCCTGGACGATCCGAACTATGAGATCAGGTTCGAAGCGGCGAAGGCCCTCGGCAAGATCGGAGATCCAGAGGCCCAGAAACCCCTCATCGCCCATCTCAGGGACAGGAGCTGGGAAGTGCGACTTGTCACCGCGGAGGCGGTCGTCAGGATCGGCGGGGCCGACGTGATCGAGTCGCTCCTTGCCCTCCTCACCGACGACGCTTCCGACGTGCGGCGGGCGGCCGTCGAGATGCTCGGGGAGATAGGGGAATCCCGTGCGGTCGAACCGCTTGTCGCTGTACTCAGGCACGACGAAAAGTGCCGATATGAAGCAGCCGAAGCCCTGGGAAAGATCGGGGACGCCAGGGCCTTTGCCCCGCTCCAGCAGGTCTATGAATTCTGCGACCCCTGTGTGCGGGTCGCGGTCCTCAACTCGCTCACGGCGATCAGGATGAAAAATAGGAGTCTTGCTGACCTCTCGGTCAGTGGACAATAA
- a CDS encoding universal stress protein: MKILALIDGSKWGHKAALHAVSIAKRKKDAEIVLLSVMDRREARVMAFNYCTQSNKCDIIGTYEQNIWDSMHQSIKGELEALKLYCAEEGCQCTTRIAEGSRKEEITGEINAGGYSLVVMGAHGRTGRLQLGSTLGEICGEITAPVLIVH, translated from the coding sequence ATGAAGATACTGGCACTCATCGACGGCTCCAAATGGGGCCACAAGGCGGCACTCCATGCCGTCTCAATTGCAAAGCGGAAAAAAGACGCCGAGATCGTTCTCCTCTCTGTGATGGACCGGCGGGAGGCGCGGGTGATGGCCTTCAACTACTGCACTCAGAGCAACAAGTGCGACATCATCGGGACCTATGAGCAGAACATCTGGGACTCGATGCACCAGAGCATCAAGGGCGAACTCGAGGCCCTTAAACTCTACTGCGCCGAGGAAGGGTGCCAGTGCACCACCAGGATCGCCGAAGGGAGTAGAAAAGAGGAGATCACCGGCGAGATCAACGCAGGCGGGTATTCACTCGTCGTGATGGGCGCCCACGGCCGAACCGGGCGGCTGCAACTGGGCAGCACTCTCGGCGAGATCTGCGGGGAGATCACGGCCCCGGTGCTTATTGTCCACTGA
- a CDS encoding ArsB/NhaD family transporter: MTGPELIAIAVFLFTYALIIDERIHRAVAAMAGAAVIVFVGVVPWEKIPEYLDLGTIFLLMGMMIIVNTARGSGLFEYIAIKTAKLSKGSPMRVLILFALVTAVTSAFLDNVTTVLLLTPMLLYIAKVMGLNPVPFLLTEIFASNVGGAATLIGDPPNIMIGSAAGLGFNDFLFTMGPIVVVDFIVVILFLALLYRKKIAVGKEAMETIVQTLKGLDEHAAVKDRTLFIKSVVTILMVVVLFFVHDQLGVQPAVVAMTGAAFLLFWSRVPPDEILEKIEWPALFFFGGLFIIVGALVETGLIGQAAEFVVSHVHTTGEAMIIIAWFSAIASAFVDNIPLTATLIPLIHDMGTAMDVGPLWWALSLGACLGGNGTAIGASANVVVLGVAEREGINITFIEFMKIGMIVLVLSVAVGLGLLWMRFMW; this comes from the coding sequence ATGACCGGCCCAGAACTCATTGCCATCGCCGTCTTCCTCTTTACCTACGCCCTGATCATCGACGAACGGATCCACCGTGCCGTGGCCGCAATGGCCGGCGCCGCGGTGATCGTCTTTGTCGGGGTCGTCCCCTGGGAAAAGATCCCGGAGTACCTCGACCTTGGCACGATCTTTCTCCTCATGGGGATGATGATCATCGTGAACACGGCGCGCGGGAGCGGACTCTTCGAGTACATCGCGATCAAGACCGCCAAACTCTCGAAGGGCAGTCCGATGCGGGTACTGATCCTCTTCGCCCTGGTGACCGCCGTGACAAGCGCCTTCCTGGACAATGTCACGACCGTCCTCCTCCTCACCCCGATGCTCCTGTACATCGCGAAGGTGATGGGGCTCAACCCGGTCCCCTTCCTCCTCACCGAGATCTTTGCCTCCAATGTGGGCGGGGCGGCGACGCTCATCGGCGACCCGCCAAACATCATGATCGGGTCGGCCGCAGGACTTGGCTTCAACGACTTCCTCTTTACCATGGGGCCGATCGTTGTCGTCGATTTCATCGTGGTCATCCTCTTCCTGGCCCTCCTGTACCGCAAGAAGATCGCCGTCGGGAAAGAGGCGATGGAGACGATCGTCCAGACTCTCAAAGGCCTGGACGAGCATGCAGCCGTCAAGGACCGCACGCTCTTCATCAAGTCGGTGGTCACCATCCTCATGGTCGTCGTCCTCTTCTTTGTGCACGACCAGCTGGGAGTCCAGCCGGCGGTGGTGGCCATGACCGGTGCGGCATTCCTCCTCTTCTGGAGCCGCGTGCCGCCCGACGAGATCCTGGAAAAGATCGAGTGGCCCGCCCTCTTCTTCTTCGGCGGGCTCTTCATCATCGTCGGCGCTCTCGTCGAGACCGGGCTCATCGGCCAGGCCGCAGAGTTCGTGGTCAGCCATGTCCACACCACCGGCGAGGCGATGATCATCATCGCCTGGTTCTCTGCCATCGCCTCGGCCTTCGTGGACAACATCCCGCTCACCGCCACCCTCATCCCTCTCATCCATGACATGGGTACGGCGATGGATGTCGGACCGCTCTGGTGGGCCCTCTCGCTTGGCGCATGCCTGGGCGGGAACGGGACCGCCATCGGGGCCTCGGCAAACGTGGTGGTCCTCGGGGTCGCCGAGCGGGAAGGAATAAATATCACGTTCATCGAATTCATGAAAATAGGGATGATCGTCCTCGTCCTGAGTGTAGCGGTCGGCCTCGGCCTCCTCTGGATGCGTTTCATGTGGTGA
- a CDS encoding ArsB/NhaD family transporter yields MIEAELIAIGVFLVTYALIIDERIHRAVAALAGAAVITFSQVVPWEKVPEYLDLGTIFLLMGMMIIVNTARGSGLFEYIAIRTAKLAKGSPMRVLILFSVVTAVTSAFLDNVTTVLLLTPMLLYIAKVMKLNPIPFLLSEIFASNVGGAATLIGDPPNIMIGSAAGLGFNDFLMTMGPIALVDMTIVLVMLYFIYGKQLKVEPEEQKKIAGVIDNLDERAAIKDRSLFNKSVITILLVVFLFFIHGELGVEPAVVAMTGAAILLFWSRVPPDEILEKIEWPALFFFGGLFIIVGALVETGLISQVAEFVVSHVHTTGEAMIIIAWFSAIASAIVDNIPLTATLIPLIQDMGMTMEIEPLWWALSLGACMGGNGTAIAASANVVVIGIAERQGITITFMDFLKMGMLILFVTVAVGLGMLLLMFT; encoded by the coding sequence ATGATAGAAGCAGAACTCATCGCAATAGGAGTATTTCTCGTCACCTACGCCCTGATCATCGACGAACGGATCCACCGTGCCGTAGCGGCGCTGGCCGGCGCTGCGGTGATCACCTTCTCCCAGGTCGTCCCCTGGGAAAAGGTTCCCGAGTATCTTGACCTCGGCACGATCTTCCTCTTGATGGGGATGATGATCATCGTGAACACGGCGCGCGGGAGCGGACTCTTCGAGTACATCGCGATCAGGACCGCCAAACTCGCGAAAGGCAGCCCGATGCGGGTGCTGATCCTCTTCTCTGTCGTAACGGCGGTGACGAGCGCCTTCCTGGACAATGTCACGACTGTCCTCCTCCTCACCCCGATGCTCCTGTACATCGCGAAGGTGATGAAACTCAACCCGATCCCCTTCCTTCTCTCAGAGATCTTTGCCTCCAATGTGGGCGGGGCGGCAACGCTCATCGGCGACCCGCCAAACATCATGATCGGATCGGCCGCAGGACTCGGCTTCAACGACTTCCTCATGACCATGGGACCGATCGCCCTTGTCGATATGACCATCGTGCTGGTCATGCTCTACTTCATCTACGGCAAACAGCTCAAGGTCGAGCCTGAGGAACAGAAGAAGATCGCCGGGGTCATCGACAACCTGGACGAGCGGGCGGCGATCAAGGACCGTTCGCTCTTCAACAAGTCGGTGATCACCATCCTCCTGGTCGTCTTCCTCTTCTTCATCCATGGGGAACTCGGGGTCGAACCGGCGGTGGTGGCCATGACCGGTGCGGCGATCCTCCTCTTCTGGAGCCGCGTGCCGCCCGACGAGATCCTGGAAAAGATCGAGTGGCCCGCCCTCTTCTTCTTCGGTGGGCTCTTCATCATCGTCGGCGCACTCGTCGAGACCGGGCTTATCAGCCAGGTCGCAGAGTTCGTGGTCAGCCATGTCCACACCACCGGCGAGGCGATGATCATCATCGCCTGGTTCTCTGCCATCGCCTCGGCGATCGTGGACAACATCCCGCTCACCGCCACCCTTATCCCCCTCATCCAGGACATGGGGATGACGATGGAGATCGAACCGCTCTGGTGGGCCCTCTCGCTTGGCGCATGTATGGGCGGGAACGGGACCGCCATCGCCGCCTCGGCAAACGTCGTGGTCATCGGGATCGCCGAGCGCCAGGGGATTACCATCACCTTCATGGATTTCCTCAAGATGGGGATGCTCATCCTCTTCGTGACCGTGGCCGTCGGCCTTGGCATGCTCCTCCTCATGTTCACATGA
- a CDS encoding universal stress protein: MGYFTSLIQRKFKDVAGRRYDTVVKEYREFLLTEEEAVVPEVRSILMPLDYFVKEIPPALYETLSTYEGATVSLVYIIDMEVIRIVEDSLDETVIQDFKQKREAFGEELLARAVSDLESVGLPVKSRLFSGKKYENIHELMRTHDMLVVSKQYGASTTEISPLSSVTLKLAQTADVPIIVY; the protein is encoded by the coding sequence ATGGGGTATTTTACTTCATTGATTCAGAGAAAGTTCAAGGACGTGGCTGGGAGGCGGTACGATACCGTCGTAAAGGAGTACCGTGAGTTCCTTCTCACCGAAGAGGAGGCCGTGGTCCCTGAGGTCAGGTCGATCCTCATGCCTCTCGACTACTTTGTAAAAGAGATCCCACCGGCCCTGTACGAGACCCTCTCGACCTATGAGGGGGCCACCGTCTCGCTGGTCTATATCATCGATATGGAGGTGATCAGGATCGTCGAGGACAGCCTCGACGAGACGGTGATCCAGGACTTCAAGCAGAAACGCGAAGCCTTCGGCGAAGAACTGCTCGCGCGGGCCGTCTCAGACCTCGAGTCTGTAGGGCTCCCGGTGAAGAGCAGACTTTTCTCAGGGAAAAAATACGAGAATATCCACGAACTCATGAGAACACATGACATGCTCGTGGTCTCGAAACAGTACGGGGCCTCGACGACCGAGATCTCGCCCTTGAGTTCGGTCACCCTCAAACTTGCCCAGACCGCTGACGTCCCGATCATTGTTTATTAG
- a CDS encoding archaemetzincin family Zn-dependent metalloprotease: protein MGVTLIWDHQVPTGMHLPVGRRIELVLGTPLDHADAEGLINGYHPERNQYDARAVLERVLFMKRRTNCRDPALLVVTHDLFIDGCDFVFGLARPSTGCAVVSLARLDNSYYGRPSSFDDLADRTAKEGAHEICHLLGLEHCDNPECVMFKPATLDELDRKRMNLCPACRSHLAYLTGN, encoded by the coding sequence ATGGGCGTCACACTTATTTGGGACCACCAGGTTCCGACCGGCATGCACCTGCCGGTGGGACGGCGGATCGAACTGGTCCTCGGCACCCCCCTCGATCATGCGGATGCAGAAGGGTTGATCAACGGCTATCACCCGGAACGCAACCAGTATGACGCCCGCGCCGTCCTCGAACGCGTCCTCTTCATGAAACGCCGGACCAATTGCCGCGACCCCGCCCTCCTCGTCGTCACCCACGACCTCTTCATCGACGGGTGCGACTTCGTCTTCGGGCTGGCCAGACCCTCCACCGGGTGCGCCGTCGTCTCCCTTGCCCGCCTGGACAACTCCTACTACGGACGCCCCTCCTCCTTCGACGACCTCGCCGACCGGACGGCAAAGGAGGGGGCCCACGAGATCTGCCACCTCCTCGGGCTCGAACACTGCGATAACCCCGAATGCGTGATGTTCAAACCCGCCACCCTCGACGAACTGGACAGAAAACGGATGAATCTCTGCCCGGCCTGCCGCTCACACCTCGCCTACCTGACCGGCAACTGA
- a CDS encoding UPF0146 family protein, which translates to MASEYKRIEGCIAEYIARNYRDVVEVGIGRNPDVAVRCCQAGLRVRATDIRDPAPVVGVETRRDDVFSPDLPWYVGADLVYAVRPGVEMVPSLIALAQALGCDLLVYHLGDEVYLDGGERIECGGVRLHRYCRALK; encoded by the coding sequence GTGGCATCTGAGTATAAACGTATTGAAGGCTGTATTGCAGAGTATATTGCCAGAAATTATCGGGATGTCGTCGAGGTCGGTATCGGAAGGAATCCTGACGTCGCAGTACGGTGCTGCCAGGCAGGGTTGCGGGTGCGGGCGACCGACATCAGGGACCCCGCGCCGGTGGTAGGGGTGGAGACGAGGAGGGACGACGTCTTCTCCCCTGACCTTCCCTGGTATGTGGGGGCCGACCTTGTCTATGCAGTGAGGCCAGGGGTCGAGATGGTCCCGTCCCTCATCGCCCTCGCACAGGCATTAGGGTGCGACCTCCTCGTTTATCACCTGGGGGACGAGGTCTACCTGGACGGGGGCGAGCGGATCGAGTGCGGCGGGGTCAGGCTCCACCGGTATTGTCGCGCCCTGAAGTGA